In a single window of the Bos javanicus breed banteng chromosome 16, ARS-OSU_banteng_1.0, whole genome shotgun sequence genome:
- the SPEN gene encoding msx2-interacting protein isoform X3 produces the protein MVRETRHLWVGNLPENVREEKIIEHFKRYGRVESVKILPKRGSEGGVAAFVDFVDIKSAQKAHNSVNKMGDRDLRTDYNEPGTIPSAARGLDDTVSIASRSREVSGFRGGGGGPAYGPSPSLHAREGRYDRRLDGTDSSSSSSDDSPARSVQSAAVPAPTSQLLSSLDKDEPRKSFGIKVQNLPVRSTDTSLKDGLFHEFKKFGKVTSVQIHGASEERYGLVFFRQQEDQEKALTASKGKLFFGMQIEVTAWIGPETESENEFRPLDERIDEFHPKATRTLFIGNLEKTTTYHDLRNIFQRFGEIVDIDIKKVNGVPQYAFLQYCDIASVCKAIKKMDGEYLGNNRLKLGFGKSMPTNCVWLDGLSSNVSDQYLTRHFCRYGPVVKVVFDRLKGMALVLYNEIEYAQAAVKETKGRKIGGNKIKVDFANRESQLAFYHCMEKSGQDIRDFYEMLLERREERRGSYDYSQDRTYYENVRTPGTYPEDSRRDYPARGREFYSEWETYQGDYYESRYYDDPREYRDYRNDLYEQDIREYSYRQRERERERERFESDRDRDHERRPIERSQSPVHLRRPQSPGTSPSQSERLPSDSERRVYSRSSDRSGSCSSLSPPRYDKLDKPRLERYTKNEKTDKERAFDPERVERERRLIRKEKVEKDKTDKQKRKGKVHSPSSQSSETDQENEREQSPEKLRSSNKLSREKADKEGLAKNRLELMPCVVLTRVKEKEGKVIDHAPLEKLKTKLDNDAVKSSALDQKLQTSQTEPAKSELSKLESVRMKVPKERGLSSHIEVVDKEGRPKPRKHLKPEQSADGVSAGDLEKLEARKRRFADSNLKVERQKSDLKKSSPEMEDARVLLKKQPDMSSRDVILLREGESEKKPVRKEILKRESKKLKLDRLNAVPSPKDCQELTSISVGTGSRPNSDLQARLREPVGESVENQEIQSKKPTASKPQLKQLELLDDQGPEREDNRKNYCSLRDEPLECKSGQEKPHSVNTEEKIGIDIDHTQSYRKQMEQSRRKQQMEMEIAKSEKFGSPKKDVDEYERRSLVHEVGKPPQDVTDDSPPSKKKRMDHVDFDICTKRERNYRSSRQISEDSERTGGSPSVRLGSFHDDDDPIGSPRVMSIRGSPKLDDKGLPYSHITVREESLKFNPYDSSRREQMADMAKIKLSVLNPEDELNRWDSQMKHDASRFDVSFPNSIIKRDSLRKRSVRDLEPGEVPSDSDDDGEHKSHSPRASALFESSRLSFLLRDREDKLRERDERLSSSLERNKFYSFALDKTITPDTKALLERAKSLSSSREENWSFLDWDSRFANFRNNKDKEKVDSAPRPIPSWYMKKKKIRTDSEGKMDDKKDDHKEEEQERQELFASRFLHSSIFEQDSKRLQHLERKDEESDFISGRLYGRQTSDGLNNTTDLIQEPVVLFHSKFMELTRMQQKEKEKDQKPKEAEKQEDTEDHPKTPESASENKEPELKTPSSVGPPSVTAIAPESAAASLEKTAGEKTGEGPPVPEEKTIEPASVPEEAKSTSTDLAPVTVEQPEQGDLPPGVDTRKDTAEPPSTVERGSSVDQLPYLDAKPPTPGASFSQVEISVDPEPNSTQTLPKPTQKPEEADEPQVEKPDLAGNVEPNTSQKTEDVPEVPPPATEVVEVDPPVAAKDKKPNKSKRSKTPIQAAAASVEKPVTRKSERIDREKLKRSNSPRGEAQKLLELKMEAEKITRTASKNSATDPEHPEPSLPLGRTRRRNVRSVYATMGDHDNRSPVKEPVEQPRVTRKRLERELQEAAAVPTTPRRGRPPKTRRRADEDDETEAKEAETVKPAEGWRSPRSQKVAAGGQQGKRGRNEPKVDPERPEATTEGSPQVNVRENNTKSKADKEAAASEQKRDKKEISTDRNPPETPPVEVVEKKAAPEKNSKSKRGRSRNSRSAVDKSANVKNAEATISPSVAAGPSELPVEEEAGVVAVSPEKSKSPQKEGSVSSQLNSEPAEPDKEPEKEDVSASKQSPEANQLARQMELEQAVENIEKLTETSTPAAFKAAAPDATEGLSTEDRDKPAHQASETELAAAIGSIINDISGEPENFPAPPPYPAESQTDPPPPEEGMEPETNEAVSGILETEAAAESSRPPGSAPDPSAGPADNKEARGDSSETSHPVPGAKGSKEEVTLVRKDKGRQKTTRSRRKRNTNKKIGGTTETHVPEPDQVQSKSPASSDGTTVQPPEAPQEEKQNDKPQSTAPESCASDPSKTPSREDLPQESSMDEETPTKAPALPDPTPLSQPAPVHDEPQARFKVHSIIESDPVTPPSDSSMPTPPIPSVTIAKLPLPVAAGGIPHQSPPAKVTEWITRQEEPQAQSTPSPALPPDTKASDIDTSSSTLRKILMDPKYVSATGVTSTSVTAAIAEPVSAAPCLHEALPHPAESKKPVLEEKTATPVTNTSDTQASEVPVAADKEKVTPVIAPKITSVISRMPVSIDLENSQKITLAKPAPQTLTGLVSALTGLVNVSLVPVNALAGPVNALKGPVKGSVATLKGLVNTPAGPVNVLKGPVNVLTGPVNVLTTPVNAATSVVNAATGTVNASPGTVNAAAGAVTVTAGAVTAASGGVTATTTGAVTVAGAVIAPSAKCKQRSSSSDNSRFHPGSMSVIDDRPADTGSGAGLRVNTSEGVVLLSYSGQKTEGPQRISAKISQIPPASAMDIEFQQSVSKSQVKPDSVTSSQPPAKGPQTPSGYANVATHSTLVLTAQTYNASPVISSVKADRPSLEKPEPIHLSVSTPVTQGGTVKVLTQGINTPPVLVHNQLVLTPSIVTTNKKLADPVTLKIETKVLQPANLGSTLTPHHPPALPSKLSAEVNHVTSGPSTPTDRTVSHLAASKPDAHSPRPSGPAPSPFPRACHPSSTTSTALSTNATVMLAAGIPVPQFISSIHPEQSVIMPPHSITQTVSLSHLSQGEVRMNTPTLPSITYSIRPETLHSPRAPLQPQQIEVRAPQRAGTPQPAAAGVPTLASQHPPEEEVHYHLPVARAAAPVQSEVLVMQSEYRLHPYTVPRDVRIMVHPHVTAVSEQPRAADGVGKVPAASKAPQQPGKEAAKTADAKAAPAPHGEARIVTVTPGSQLQGLPLTPPVVVTHGVQIVHSSGELFQEYRYGDVRSYHGPAQLTHTQFPATASIGLPSRTKVPTQGPPEGEPLQPAQPTQPLQPVQPAQPAQPAQPSQLSQPPSSKMPPVSQEAKGTQTGVEQPRLPNVSANRPAEPHTQVQRAQAETSQTSYPSPVCVSLKPDLPTPLPAQAAPKQPLFVPTSSGPSTPPGLALPHTEAPLTPKQDSSPHLTSQRPVDMVQLLKKYPIVWQGLLALKNDTAAVQLHFVSGNNVLAHRSLPLSEGGPPLRIAQRMRLEASQLEGVARRMTVETDYCLLLALPCGRDQEDVVSQTESLKAAFITYLQAKQAAGIINVPNPGSNQPAYVLQIFPPCEFSESHLSRLAPDLLASISNISPHLMIVIASV, from the exons CACTGATTCCAGCAGTAGTTCAAGTGATGACTCTCCAGCCCGATCGGTTCAATCTGCAGCAGTCCCAGCACCCACTTCCCAGTTGCTTTCGTCTCTGGACAAAGATGAGCCCCGTAAAAGTTTTGGGATCAAGGTTCAGAATCTTCCAGTGCGCTCTACAG ATACAAGCCTTAAAGATGGCCTTTTCCATGAATTTAAGAAATTTGGAAAGGTGACTTCAGTGCAGATACATGGAGCTTCAGAAGAGAgatatggtctggtattctttcGGCAGCAAGAGGACCAAGAAAAAGCGTTGACTGCATCAAAAGGAAAACTTTTCTTTGGCATGCAGATTGAAGTAACAGCATGGATAGGGCCGG AAacggaaagtgaaaatgaatttcGCCCCTTGGATGAAAGGATAGATGAATTTCACCCCAAAGCAACAAGAACCCTTTTTATTGGTAACCTTGAAAAAACCACTACTTACCATGATCTTCGCAACATCTTCCAGCGCTTTGGAGAAATTGtg GATATTGATATTAAGAAAGTAAACGGAGTCCCTCAGTATGCGTTCTTGCAATACTGTGACATTGCCAGCGTTTGTAAGGCTATTAAGAAGATGGATGGGGAATACCTTGGAAATAATCGTCTCAAG CTGGGTTTTGGAAAGAGCATGCCTACAAACTGTGTGTGGTTAGACGGGCTTTCTTCAAATGTGTCAGATCAATATTTAACACGACATTTTTGCCGATATGGGCCTGTGGTAAAG gTGGTGTTTGATCGCTTAAAAGGCATGGCCCTGGTTCTTTACAATGAAATTGAATATGCACAAGCAGCTGTAAAAGAGACCAAGGGGAGGAAAATCGgtggaaataaaataaag gtggatTTTGCAAATCGAGAAAGTCAGCTGGCATTTTATCACTGTATGGAAAAATCTGGTCAAGATATTAGAGACTTTTATGAAATGTTATTGGAAAGAAG AGAAGAACGAAGGGGATCTTATGACTATAGCCAAGATCGTACATATTATGAGAATGTCCGTACTCCAGGCACATATCCTGAGGATTCCAGACGGGACTATCCAGCTCGAGGGAGAGAATTTTATTCAGAATGGGAAACTTATCAAGGAGACTACTATGAATCACGATATTATGATGATCCCCGGGAATATAGGGATTATAGAAATGATCTTTATGAACAAGATATTCGGGAATACAGTTACAGACAAAGGGAACGAGAAAGAGAACGTGAAAGATTTGAATCTGACCGGGACAGAGACCACGAGAGGAGACCAATTGAACGCAGTCAGAGTCCAGTGCACTTGCGACGCCCTCAGAGCCCTGGAACATCTCCCTCACAGTCCGAGAGACTGCCGAGTGATTCCGAGAGGAGGGTTTACAGCCGCTCCTCAGACCGGAGTGGAAGCTGCAGCTCACTTTCCCCTCCAAGATACGATAAACTTGACAAACCTCGTTTGGAACGCTATacaaaaaatgagaagacagataAAGAACGAGCTTTCGATCCTGAGAGAGTGGAAAGAGAGAGACGTTTAATAAGGAAGGAAAAGGTGGAGAAGGACAAAACTGACAAGCAGAAACGAAAAGGAAAAGTTCATTCCCCAAGTTCTCAGTCTTCGGAAACAGaccaagaaaatgagagagagcaAAGCCCCGAAAAGTTGAGGAGTTCTAATAAACTGAGCAGAGAGAAAGCTGACAAAGAAGGATTGGCCAAAAACCGCTTAGAACTCATGCCCTGTGTGGTTTTGACTCgagtgaaagaaaaagaggggaagGTTATTGACCACGCCCCTTTGGAAAAGCTGAAAACCAAGCTTGATAATGACGCTGTCAAGTCTTCTGCCTTAGATCAGAAACTTCAGACCTCTCAGACAGAGCCTGCAAAATCTGAATTGTCTAAACTGGAATCTGTTAGGATGAAAGTGCCAAAGGAAAGGGGGCTTTCAAGCCACATAGAAGTGGTAGATAAGGAAGGCCGGCCTAAACCCAGGAAGCACTTAAAACCAGAGCAGAGTGCTGACGGGGTGAGTGCTGGGGACCTGGAGAAGCTGGAGGCAAGGAAAAGGCGTTTTGCAGATTCCAATTTGAAAGTAGAAAGGCAGAAATCAGACCTCAAGAAAAGTAGTCCAGAGATGGAAGATGCTCGGGTGCTTTTAAAGAAACAGCCTGATATGTCATCTAGAGATGTCATTCTGCTGAGGGAAGGAGAGTCTGAAAAAAAGCCTGTGAGGaaagaaattcttaaaagagaatcTAAAAAACTTAAACTGGACAGACTTAATGCTGTTCCCAGCCCCAAAGACTGTCAGGAGCTTACCAGTATTTCTGTTGGGACTGGCTCAAGGCCCAACTCAGATCTGCAAGCAAGGCTGAGAGAACCAGTAGGTGAATCTGTGGAAAATCAAGAAATCCAGTCAAAAAAACCCACTGCCTCAAAACCACAACTCAAACAGCTGGAGCTATTAGATGATCAAGGACCAGAGAGAGAAGATAATAGGAAAAACTATTGCAGTCTTCGTGATGAACCACTTGAATGTAAATCGGGCCAAGAGAAACCACATTCAGtaaatactgaagaaaaaattGGCATTGATATTGATCACACACAGAGTTACCGAAAACAAATGGAGCAGAGTCGTAGAAAACAGCAGATGGAGATGGAAATAGCCAAGTCTGAGAAATTCGGCAGTCCTAAAAAAGATGTGGATGAATACGAAAGACGTAGTCTTGTTCACGAGGTAGGCAAACCCCCTCAGGATGTCACCGATGACTCTCCTcccagcaaaaagaaaagaatggaccATGTTGATTTTGACATCTGCACCAAGAGAGAAAGGAACTACAGAAGTTCACGCCAGATCAGTGAAGATTCTGAAAGGACTGGTGGTTCTCCCAGTGTTCGGCTTGGTTCCTTCCATGATGATGATGACCCTATTGGTTCTCCTAGGGTAATGTCCATAAGAGGGTCTCCTAAATTAGATGACAAAGGTCTCCCCTATTCTCATATAACAGTCAGAGAAGAGTCCTTAAAATTTAATCCTTATGATTCAAGCAGGAGAGAACAGATGGCAGACATGGCTAAAATCAAACTATCTGTCTTGAATCCTGAAGATGAACTAAATCGGTGGGATTCTCAAATGAAACACGATGCCAGCAGATTTGATGTGAGTTTCCCCAACAGCATAATTAAGAGAGACAGCCTTCGAAAGAGGTCTGTCCGTGACTTGGAACCTGGTGAGGTGCCTTCTGATTCTGATGATGATGGTGAACACAAatctcactcacctagagcctctGCATTATTTGAAAGTTCTCGGTTGTCTTTTTTATTGAGGGACAGAGAAGACAAACTACGTGAGAGAGATGAAAGACTCTCCAGTTCTTTAGAAAGGAACAAATTTTATTCCTTTGCATTGGATAAGACAATCACACCGGACACTAAGGCTTTGCTTGAAAGAGCCAAATCCCTTTCTTCCTCTCGAGAAGAAAATTGGTCTTTTCTTGACTGGGACTCCCGATTTGCTAATTTTCGAAacaacaaagataaagaaaaggtaGACTCTGCTCCGAGACCTATTCCATCCTGGtacatgaaaaagaagaaaatccggACTGATTCAGAGGGAAAAATGGATGATAAGAAAGATGACCATAAAGAAGAGGAACAGGAAAGGCAAGAATTATTTGCTTCTCGTTTTTTACACAGCTCAATCTTTGAACAAGATTCCAAGCGACTGCAGCATCTAGAGAGGAAAGATGAAGAATCTGACTTCATTTCCGGCAGGTTGTATGGGAGGCAGACCTCTGATGGACTGAATAACACAACTGACTTGATTCAAGAGCCAGTAGTTCTTTTCCATAGCAAATTCATGGAACTCACACGAatgcaacagaaagaaaaagaaaaagaccagaaACCCAAAGAGGCTGAGAAACAGGAAGATACAGAGGATCATCCCAAGACCCCAGAATCTGCTTCTGAGAATAAAGAGCCGGAACTGAAAACTCCATCTTCAGTTGGGCCCCCTAGTGTCACTGCTATAGCTCCGGAGTCAGCAGCAGCATCGCTGGAGAAGACAGCTGGTGAAAAGACTGGAGAGGGGCCTCCGGTGCCAGAAGAAAAGACCATTGAGCCAGCCTCTGTCCCGGAAGAGGCAAAATCCACAAGTACAGATCTGGCTCCTGTCACTGTGGAGCAGCCTGAGCAAGGAGACTTGCCCCCAGGAGTGGACACCAGGAAAGACactgccgagcctccttccacTGTTGAAAGAGGCTCATCAGTCGATCAGCTGCCTTATCTGGATGCCAAGCCTCCAACTCCTGGGGCCTCGTTTTCCCAGGTAGAGATCAGTGTAGATCCTGAGCCTAACAGCACCCAGACACTTCCAAAACCAACTCAGAAGCCTGAAGAAGCCGATGAGCCTCAGGTGGAAAAGCCAGACTTGGCTGGTAACGTTGAACCTAACACAAGTCAAAAAACGGAAGATGTTCCTGAGGTTCCACCTCCAGCTACTGAAGTTGTAGAGGTTGATCCTCCAGTTGCTGCAAAAGataaaaagccaaacaaaagTAAACGTTCCAAGACCCCCATTCAGGCAGCTGCAGCAAGTGTGGAAAAGCCCGTCACCAGGAAGAGTGAGAGGATAGACCGGGAAAAGCTCAAGCGATCCAATTCTCCCCGGGGAGAAGCACAGAAGCTTTTAGAactgaagatggaggcagagaagaTTACAAGGACTGCTTCTAAAAACTCAGCCACGGACCCTGAACACCCCGAGCCAAGCTTGCCACTTGGCCGAACCAGGCGCCGGAATGTGAGGAGTGTTTACGCAACCATGGGCGACCATGACAACCGCTCTCCAGTCAAGGAGCCCGTGGAGCAGCCCCGAGTGACCAGGAAGAGACTGGAGCGGGAGCTGCAGGAGGCTGCGGCGGTTCCCACGACCCCTCGGAGGGGGAGGCCTCCAAAGACTCGCCGTCGGGCCGATGAAGATGACGAGACTGAGGCCAAAGAAGCTGAGACGGTCAAACCAGCTGAGGGCTGGAGATCCCCACGGTCCCAGAAAGTAGCTGCTGGTGGTCAGCAAGGGAAGAGGGGGAGAAATGAACCCAAAGTTGACCCTGAACGTCCTGAGGCGACCACTGAGGGGAGTCCTCAAGTGAACGTGagggaaaataatacaaaatccAAGGCTGATAAAGAAGCAGCAGCGAGTGAACAAAAACGTGACAAGAAAGAAATTAGCACGGACAGAAATCCACCCGAAACCCCCCCAGTTGAAGTAGTGGAGAAGAAAGCAGCCCCTGAGAAAAACTCCAAGTCAAAGAGAGGACGATCTCGAAACTCTAGGTCAGCAGTGGACAAATCTGCAAACGTGAAAAATGCGGAAGCCACCATAAGTCCCAGTGTGGCTGCAGGCCCTTCAGAACTGCCggtggaggaggaggctggggtcGTGGCTGTTTCCCCCGAGAAGAGCAAGAGTCCCCAGAAGGAGGGGAGTGTATCATCACAGTTGAACAGTGAGCCCGCTGAACCGGACAAGGAACCAGAGAAGGAGGATGTGTCTGCCTCCAAGCAGTCCCCAGAAGCAAATCAGTTAGCCCGGCAGATGGAGCTGGAGCAGGCCGTGGAGAACATCGAGAAGCTCACGGAAACCTCCACACCCGCAGCTTTCAAGGCGGCAGCTCCTGATGCCACAGAGGGCCTCTCTACAGAGGACAGGGACAAGCCCGCACACCAAGCCAGTGAAACAGAGCTGGCCGCGGCCATCGGGTCCATCATCAATGACATTTCTGGGGAGCCAGAAAACTTCCCTGCACCGCCACCTTACCCTGCAGAATCTCAGACAGATCCGCCACCTCCTGAGGAAGGCATGGAGCCTGAGACCAATGAGGCTGTGTCTGGCATCTTGGAGACAGAGGCTGCTGCTGAATCTTCTAGGCCACCAGGCAGTGCACCTGACCCCTCAGCAGGCCCAGCAGACAACAAGGAAGCCCGAGGAGACAGCAGCGAAACCTCCCACCCAGTGCCGGGAGCCAAGGGGTCAAAAGAAGAAGTGACTCTGGTTCGGAAAGATAAAGGGCGCCAGAAGACTACTCGATCACGCCGCAAACGAAATACAAACAAGAAAATAGGGGGCACTACAGAGACCCATGTCCCTGAACCTGACCAGGTTCAAAGCAAGAGCCCTGCTTCAAGTGATGGGACGACGGTACAACCCCCAGAAGCTCCACAGGAAGAAAAGCAGAATGACAAGCCCCAGTCCACTGCTCCCGAGTCATGTGCTTCTGACCCAAGCAAGACTCCATCCCGAGAGGATCTGCCCCAAGAAAGCAGCATGGACGAAGAGACTCCGACCAAAGCACCTGCGCTCCCAGACCCCACTCCTCTCTCGCAGCCTGCccctgtgcatgatgagcctcaaGCCAGATTCAAGGTGCACTCCATCATTGAAAGTGACCCAGTGACCCCGCCCAGTGACTCAAGCATGCCCACGCCCCCAATTCCCTCCGTAACGATAGCAAAGCTCCCACTCCCTGTCGCTGCTGGGGGGATCCCACACCAGAGTCCCCCTGCGAAGGTGACAGAGTGGATCACGAGACAGGAGGAGCCACAGGCGCAGTCCACCCCATCTCCGGCTCTGCCCCCAGACACCAAGGCCTCTGACATTGACACTAGCTCCAGTACACTGAGGAAGATCCTCATGGACCCCAAATATGTATCTGCTACGGGTGTCACTTCCACGAGTGTCACAGCTGCCATTGCAGAGCCTGTCAGCGCTGCTCCTTGCCTGCATGAGGCACTGCCCCATCCAGCTGAATCTAAAAAAcctgttttagaagaaaaaacagCAACTCCAGTAACTAACACCTCGGACACACAGGCCTCAGAGGTTCCAGTAGCTGCTGACAAAGAAAAGGTGACTCCAGTCATTGCTCCCAAAATTACTTCTGTCATTAGCCGGATGCCTGTCAGCATTGATTTGGAGAATTCGCAGAAGATAACTCTGGCGAAACCTGCTCCTCAGACCCTGACGGGCCTGGTGAGCGCCCTGACTGGCCTGGTGAATGTCTCCTTGGTCCCCGTGAATGCACTGGCTGGCCCTGTGAATGCCCTGAAAGGCCCTGTGAAGGGCTCAGTGGCCACACTGAAAGGCTTGGTGAACACTCCCGCTGGCCCCGTGAACGTCCTGAAGGGACCAGTCAACGTCCTGACGGGGCCCGTGAACGTTCTCACCACTCCAGTGAACGCCGCCACCAGTGTGGTGAACGCCGCCACGGGCACAGTGAACGCCTCTCCGGGCACAGTGAACGCCGCCGCGGGTGCAGTGACGGTCACGGCGGGTGCAGTGACCGCTGCCTCTGGGGGTGTGACAGCCACAACAACGGGTGCCGTGACGGTGGCAGGTGCAGTGATTGCACCGTCAGCAAAGTGCAAACAGAGATCCAGCAGCAGTGACAACAGTCGGTTCCACCCGGGGTCTATGTCTGTGATTGATGATCGCCCAGCAGACACGGGTTCTGGTGCTGGGCTGCGCGTGAACACTTCCGAAGGGGTTGTGCTTCTGAGCTATTCGGGGCAGAAGACTGAAGGGCCCCAGCGGATTAGCGCCAAGATTAGCCAGATCCCCCCAGCAAGTGCGATGGACATTGAATTTCAACAGTCGGTGTCCAAGTCTCAGGTCAAACCTGATTCTGTCACATCGTCTCAGCCTCCAGCCAAAGGCCCTCAGACTCCTTCAGGCTATGCAAACGTGGCCACCCATTCTACCCTGGTACTGACTGCACAGACATACAACGCATCTCCTGTGATTTCGTCTGTGAAGGCCGACCGTCCATCCTTGGAGAAGCCCGAGCCCATTCACTTGTCTGTGTCCACACCCGTCACCCAGGGTGGCACGGTGAAGGTCCTCACCCAGGGCATAAACACACCTCCGGTGCTGGTTCACAACCAGCTAGTCCTCACCCCAAGCATAGTCACCACTAACAAAAAGCTTGCTGACCCCGTCACCCTCAAAATAGAGACCAAGGTCCTTCAGCCGGCGAACCTGGGCTCCACTCTTACTCCCCACCACCCTCCGGCTCTGCCCAGCAAACTGTCAGCAGAAGTGAACCACGTCACGTCGGGGCCCAGCACCCCAACAGATCGAACGGTGTCCCATCTGGCAGCCAGCAAGCCAGATGCGCATTCCCCTCGACCCAGTGGGCCCGCTCCAAGCCCGTTCCCACGGGCATGCCACCCCAGCAGCACCACATCCACTGCACTGTCCACGAACGCCACGGTCATGCTGGCAGCAGGCATTCCTGTGCCCCAGTTCATCTCCAGCATCCACCCGGAGCAGTCTGTCATCATGCCACCACACAGCATCACCCAGACTGTGTCCCTCAGTCACCTGTCTCAGGGCGAGGTGAGGATGAACACGCCCACACTGCCCAGCATCACTTACAGCATCCGGCCCGAGACACTGCACTCTCCACGGGCCCCCCTGCAGCCGCAGCAGATAGAGGTCCGGGCCCCGCAGCGTGCCGGCACcccccagccggccgcagctggGGTGCCCACCCTGGCCTCCCAGCACCCTCCAGAGGAGGAGGTGCACTACCACCTGCCCGTGGCTCGAGCCGCAGCCCCCGTGCAGTCAGAGGTGCTGGTCATGCAGTCTGAGTACCGGCTGCACCCGTACACCGTGCCTCGGGATGTGAGGATCATGGTGCATCCTCATGTGACTGCCGTCAGCGAGCAGCCCCGGGCGGCAGACGGGGTCGGGAAGGTGCCCGCAGCCAGCAAGGCCCCTCAGCAGCCAGGGAAAGAAGCCGCTAAGACGGCAGATGCCAAAGCTGCCCCTGCCCCTCACGGGGAGGCCCGCATCGTCACAGTCACCCCTGGCAGCCAGCTCCAGGGGCTGCCTCTGACTCCACCAGTGGTGGTGACCCACGGTGTGCAGATCGTGCACTCGAGCGGGGAGCTCTTCCAGGAGTACCGGTACGGAGACGTCCGCAGCTACCATGGCCCGGCCCAGCTCACACACACGCAGTTCCCTGCCACGGCCTCCATCGGCCTGCCTTCCCGGACCAAGGTTCCCACCCAG GGGCCCCCTGAAGGCGAGCCCTTACAGCCTGCTCAGCCCACACAGCCCCTTCAGCCTGTGCAACCTGCACAGCCGGCCCAGCCTGCACAGCCCTCCCAGCTCAGCCAGCCTCCAAGCAGCAAGATGCCTCCGGTGTCCCAGGAAGCCAAGGGCACCCAGACAGGAGTCGAGCAGCCGCGCCTCCCTAATGTCTCTGCCAACAGGCCAGCTGAGCCTCACACCCAGGTCCAGAGGGCACAGGCAGAGACGAGCCAGACCTCCTATCCCTCCCCTGTGTGTGTCTCCTTGAAGCCTGACCTCCCGACTCCTCTTCCTGCTCAGGCTGCCCCAAAGCAGCCACTGTTTGTCCCCACCTCCTCAGGCCCCAGCACCCCTCCAGGACTGGCTCTGCCCCATACTGAAGCCCCACTCACCCCCAAACAAGATTCCTCTCCACACTTGACTTCCCAGAGGCCTGTGGATATGGTGCAGCTTCTGAAG AAGTACCCCATCGTGTGGCAGGGCCTCCTGGCTCTCAAGAACGACACAGCTGCTGTGCAGCTCCACTTCGTCTCTGGCAACAATGTCCTGGCCCATCGGTCCCTGCCCCTCTCTGAAGGAGGGCCCCCCCTGCGGATTGCCCAGAGGATGCGGCTGGAGGCCTCACAGCTGGAAGGGGTTGCCCGAAGGATGACG GTGGAGACAGATTACTGTCTGCTGCTGGCTCTGCCCTGTGGCCGAGACCAAGAGGACGTCGTGAGCCAAACAGAGTCGCTGAAGGCTGCCTTCATCACATATCTGCAGGCCAAGCAGGCGGCAGGGATCATTAATGTTCCCAACCCCGGCTCCAATCAG CCTGCCTACGTGCTGCAGATCTTCCCGCCCTGCGAGTTCTCTGAGAGTCACCTGTCCCGGCTGGCCCCTGACCTCCTGGCCAGCATCTCCAACATTTCTCCTCACCTCATGATTGTCATTGCCTCTGTGTGA